A DNA window from Candidatus Zixiibacteriota bacterium contains the following coding sequences:
- a CDS encoding pyridoxal-phosphate dependent enzyme, whose product GLFSAFLDAEKVEMYGVEPSGKSFKEGEHAATLTYGSPGIIHGFKCYLLQDNEGRPLPVYSIASGLDYPGVGPQHSYLKDIGRVQYKTINDKEALDAFFMLSREEGIIPALESSHAVAYAIKMAKELDSDRTILVNLSGRGDKDIDYVAQKYGKDYDLL is encoded by the coding sequence AGGGCTGTTCTCGGCTTTCCTGGATGCTGAAAAAGTTGAAATGTATGGCGTGGAACCATCAGGCAAAAGCTTCAAGGAGGGTGAACATGCCGCCACTCTGACTTACGGTTCCCCGGGTATCATTCACGGTTTCAAGTGCTACCTGTTGCAGGATAATGAAGGACGACCGCTTCCTGTTTATTCTATCGCCTCCGGATTGGATTATCCGGGCGTCGGCCCCCAGCACAGTTATCTCAAGGATATCGGCCGCGTGCAGTACAAAACTATTAACGACAAGGAAGCGCTGGACGCTTTCTTCATGCTTTCCCGTGAGGAGGGAATCATCCCGGCCCTGGAAAGCTCGCACGCGGTCGCTTACGCCATAAAGATGGCAAAAGAACTCGACAGCGATCGCACTATCCTGGTCAATCTCTCCGGTCGAGGTGACAAGGATATCGATTATGTAGCTCAAAAATACGGAAAGGATTACGACCTTTTATAG